The Candidatus Arthromitus sp. SFB-mouse-Japan genome includes a region encoding these proteins:
- a CDS encoding ROK family protein, with protein sequence MDNLYVGVDLGGTKIYTALCYGNGKFINEIILKTEAEKGAEQIVQKIKDSIKYVIKDIDKSKIKAIGLGSPGPLDIKNGLIAEPANLPFVNFPIVDELFNEFNIKIYLDNDANVATLAEYMFGVGKGTNNMVYVTVSTGVGGGAILNGKIYRGSTSNALEVGHTTVSVYGRRCGCGNIGCVEAMSSGTAMMKAAKDAISSRVETSLKNYNNITAKELFLEANKGDKVSMEIVETAMSYLGVAISNYANILDPDLIIIGGGITDSGDLMFEIIHKEMKKRCLGPILRNCKISKSSLGSKIGVLGAIALAMIESKNK encoded by the coding sequence ATGGATAATTTATATGTAGGTGTAGATTTAGGTGGGACAAAAATCTATACTGCTTTGTGTTATGGAAATGGAAAATTCATTAATGAGATAATTCTTAAAACAGAAGCAGAAAAGGGAGCAGAACAAATAGTACAAAAAATAAAAGATAGTATTAAATATGTTATAAAAGATATAGATAAATCTAAAATAAAAGCAATAGGATTAGGATCTCCAGGTCCATTAGATATTAAAAATGGATTAATTGCTGAACCTGCTAATTTACCATTCGTTAACTTTCCCATAGTTGATGAGTTATTTAATGAATTTAATATAAAAATTTATTTAGATAATGATGCGAATGTTGCAACTTTGGCTGAATATATGTTTGGTGTTGGAAAAGGAACAAATAATATGGTTTATGTTACAGTTAGCACAGGAGTTGGTGGAGGTGCTATATTAAATGGTAAAATATATAGGGGAAGCACATCAAATGCTTTAGAAGTAGGACATACAACAGTATCTGTTTATGGAAGAAGATGTGGTTGTGGTAATATTGGATGTGTTGAGGCAATGTCATCTGGTACTGCTATGATGAAGGCAGCAAAAGATGCGATATCAAGCAGAGTTGAAACTTCATTAAAAAATTATAATAATATAACGGCAAAAGAATTATTTTTAGAAGCTAATAAAGGTGATAAAGTATCAATGGAAATAGTTGAAACAGCTATGAGCTATTTAGGGGTTGCAATATCAAATTATGCTAACATATTAGATCCAGACTTAATAATAATAGGAGGAGGTATTACTGATAGTGGAGATTTAATGTTTGAAATTATTCATAAAGAAATGAAAAAAAGATGTTTAGGACCAATACTTAGAAATTGTAAAATATCAAAGTCTAGTTTAGGTTCAAAGATTGGAGTTTTAGGGGCTATTGCACTTGCTATGATAGAATCTAAAAATAAATAA